The following proteins are encoded in a genomic region of Cryptomeria japonica chromosome 11, Sugi_1.0, whole genome shotgun sequence:
- the LOC131069702 gene encoding uncharacterized protein LOC131069702, with protein sequence MYVLILFCICNVLLQQTSLYYLPQLQLSQNYPKMSTSASRPPMRKDPAWKYHEDFPGQGKGQTKCMFCKTIFHGGIYRLKYHIAGVRGHDAEPCPKAVSEAIRDCYVMVEEIERKKKQKEDRAAIGRETVLGRGTQLGCVGGPSSLPPYRPTQFATAGASVSASASISGSATATATSHAPTTSSHSGNVTIGPRIRKSRLDSFFVPRTTPGSQPSLEGMGWNKEVHDAAKMAIGRFWSYSCIPFFVARSPYWQQMVDAITICGAGFKAPSESDLRGPILSQMVDDVKKDLDEQRHIWSTKGCTIMTDGWTDRRNRTLLNFLVSSAGGTVFIKSIDASTHCKNATYLCEQIEEVIEDVGEENVVQVVTDNAANYVAAGRLLMERHPSIVWTPCAAHCIDLMLEDIGKIPWVKRCVERARNVCKFVYNHSWVLALMRQYTEQKELHRPGITRFATNFLTLQSMLRSKPALRRMIVGEEWSSSSYATTPAGIEMADCIFDEQGFWVPCDEIVKFVKPLVVLLRVADGDKPAMGYIYEGMDRAKEAIKFVYGADESKYGPIWEIIDRRWHHQLHRPIHAAAYYLNPAFRFYPFFQG encoded by the exons atgtatgtattaattttattttgtatttgtaatgttttattgcagcaaacttcactttattatttgcctcagcttcaactttcacaaaactatcctaaaatgtctacttcagcttctagaccccccatgagaaaggaccctgcttggaaatatcatgaagattttccagggcaaggaaaggggcaaacaaaatgtatgttttgcaaaacaatattccatggaggtatatataggctgaaataccatattgctggtgtgcgtggacatgatgccgaaccatgcccAAAAGCAGTCTCTGAGGCCatacgtgattgttatgtaatggttgaggagattgaaagaaaaaagaaacaaaaggaggatcgagcggccattgggagagagacagttttaggaagagggacacagttaggttgtgttggaggcccttcttccttacctccatatcgtcccactcagtttgctactgctggtgcttccgtttctgcttctgcttctataagtggcagtgccactgccactgccacttctcatgctcctaccactagtagtcatagtgggaatgttaccattggacctaggattcgtaaatctaggttggattccttctttgtgcctcgcactactcctgggtcccaaccgtcgcttgagggcatgggttggaacaaggaggtccatgatgctgctaaaatggcaattggcaggttttggagctacagctgtattccattctttgtagccag gtctccttattggcaacaaatggttgatgccattaccatatgcggggcggggttcaaagcccctagtgagagtgatttgaggggacccattttgtctcaaatggtggatgatgtgaaaaaggatttagatgaacaacgccacatatggagcactaaaggctgcaccatcatgactgatggttggacggataggagaaatagaactctccttaattttcttgtttcttccgcag ggggcaccgttttcatcaagtccattgatgcctccacccattgcaagaatgccacctacctatgtgagcagatagaggaggtgattgaagatgtgggtgaggagaacgtggtacaggtggtgaccgacaatgcagcaaattatgttgctgcgg gtagactattgatggagaggcacccatctatagtttggactccatgtgctgctcattgcattgacctcatgttggaggatattggaaaaatcccatgggtcaagagatgtgtagaaagggcaagaaatgtctgcaaatttgtatataatcattcatgggtgttggctcttatgagacaatacacagagcagaaggagttgcatcgtccaggaatcacaagatttgccacaaacttcctcacattgcagtccatgcttaggtctaagcctgccttgagacgtatgattgttggtgaggagtggtcttcctcatcctatgctaccacccctgcagggatagagatggcagactgcatttttgatgagcaaggcttttgggtcccttgtgatgagatagtgaag tttgttaagcccttggtggttttgttgcgagttgcggatggagataagcccgcaatgggctatatatatgagggcatggatagggcgaaggaggccatcaaattcgtctatggagcagatgagagcaagtatggtcccatttgggagatcattgataggagatggcatcatcagctacataggcccatccatgcagcagcctattatctgaatccggcattccgtttttatcccttctttcaaggctga